ATCCCACGGATCGCGAATCTCCATCGGGATGAGCCGCACGTCGGTGTGCGGCGACACGCGCTCCAGGTCCCGCTTCACGCGGTTCGCGAGACGTGCGTAGTTCGGCGAGTGCAGCAGTTCGAGCCGGTCGATCGGCGTGTCGCGCTGCTCGCACAGCGAAATCGTCGGCCGCCAGTTACGCCAGCGGCGCTGCGAGCCGCCGCCCTGATCGAGCACGGTGCCGAGAAAGCCGATGGCAACAGTCTTTCGCATGTTTATCTCATGGGATAAGAAGCGATCCGATTGTATCGGATTTTCTCGGCAACGAGATGCAGGAAGCATCGGCACCCAACCACCCATAAAAAATAAATCCCATTTATTTTCAATGCCTTAAAAAATATCCGAAGCACAAACGCGCCCACTGGCACGCTCCTCGCTAAATAGAAAGCGCCGGATGTCCCGCTGGCCCACGAGCCAGGGTTCACAAAGCCCTGCTGGTGCGCCGCCGCCGAACCTGGTTCGTCGCGGTCGCGCATGCCGCCATGGGCAGACGAAGGCAAACGGGCGCGTACTGGAACTTCGCCCGGGTTCGAGTCCCGGGGCGCCCTCCGTTCGGTAGCTCATTTGGGTAGAGCAGCCGGCGCAAGCCGGTGTGTAGCGGGTTCGAATCCCGCTCGAACACTGTCCGCAAGGACAGTCTCTTGATAGAAGCAGTACCCGCCGGTGCGGGCCGCAAGGCCCGCCGCGCGTCGGACCGGTTGCGGTTCCGCGCGATCGGCCGGACGGCCGCACGGCCCGCGCGAAGGCGCACGACGACGCGATGCAGGATGCGTCGCCGCGCACTTCGACGCCGGGCCAGCGCGCCGCCCGCCCGGTTGCGTCGCCCCGCGATCCGCACGATGCGTGTCACCCGGCGGTCATTGAAGAAAAGGACAAGAATATGTGGATGCGACATGTAGTGAAAAAGAACGAACGCGCGCTGCTGATGAATGAGGGCGATTTCGTGAAGGTGCTGGAACCGGGTGTGTTCAAGGCCTTCGATCCGTTCAAGCGCCTGTCGGTGCAGACCGCGCGTCTCGACGCGCCGCTCGCTGACACGGCACTGGCCGATTACCTGCGTCACGACGCACCGGACGTGCTCGCGCAGCACTTCGTCGCGATGGATCTCGCCGACGATGAAGCGGGCCTGCGCTACGAAGACGACGTGCTCGTCGAGATCCTGGCGCCGGGTACGCGCCGGCTGTACTGGCGCGGCCTGACCGCGCACCGCCTCGAACGCGTCGATCTCGCGCAGGACAGCATGCTGCCGGCCGCGCTCGTGAAGCGCATCGCGCAGCCGGCGCTGCGTGCACGCGGTGTGGCGGGCCTGACGGGCGTGCTGCTGGCACAGGTGCCGGCGTACCACGTCGGCGTGCTGAAGATCGACGGCAAGATCGAGCGGTTGCTGGACGCGGGCGTCGCGGCGTTCTGGCGCTTCAACCGCGACGTCGCCGTCGAACTCGTCGACCTGCGGTTGCAGGCGATCGAAGTCGGCGGACAGGAAATCCTGACGCGCGACAAGGTCGCGCTGCGGCTGAACCTGTCGGCGACGTGGTGCTATGCGGACGTGCTGCACGCGTTCGGCCAGTTGCAGAAGCCGGTCGAGCACCTGTATCGCGAGCTGCAGTTCGCGCTGCGATCGGCGGTCGGCACGCGCTCGCTGGACGAACTGCTGGAAGACAAGCAGTCGATCGACGACGTCGTGATCACGCAGGTGCGCGCCCGCCTCGGCCATTCCGGCGTGGAGGTGCGCAGCGTCGGCGTGAAGGATATCGTGCTGCCGGGCGACATGAAGACGATCCTCGCGCAGGTGGTCGAAGCGGAGAAGTCCGCGCAGGCGAACGTGATTCGTCGCCGCGAGGAAACCGCGGCCACGCGTTCGCTGCTGAACACCGCGAAGGTGATGGAAGAAAACCCGACCGCGCTGCGGCTCAAGGAGCTGGAAACGCTCGAGCGCGTCGCGGAACGGATCGACCGCATCTCGGTGTTCGGCGGTCTCGACCAGGTGCTGAACGGACTCGTCAGCATCAAGGGCGCGCAATGAATGGACAGGCACGGCGCACGGGCGCCGTGCCTCACGAACAAGGTAGCAAGGTGATGAACATGAGTGAAATGGATTACCAGGTGATGGAACTGGCCAACGGCAAGCCGGTGAAGATGTGGACGCAAGGCGTCGCCGTTGAAGACGAAGCACGCGCGCAACTGCGCAACACCGCGCAGATGCCGTTCATCTTCAGCCACGTCGCGGTGATGCCGGACGTCCACCTCGGCAAGGGCTCGACGATCGGCAGCGTGATTCCGACGAAGGGCGCGATCATTCCGGCCGCGGTCGGCGTCGACATCGGCTGCGGAATGATGGCCGCGCGCACGACGCTGACGGCGTCCGACCTGCCGGATTCGCTCGCGGGCCTGCGCAGTGCGATCGAACGCGCGGTGCCGCACGGCCGCGCGCCGGGCCGCCGCGATCCGGGCGCGTGGGGCGACCGCACGCCGGCCGCCGTGACCGAATCGTGGAAGTCGCTGCAACCGGGCTTCCAGCGGATCGTCGACAAGTATCCGAAGCTGGAGAAGACGAACCACTACGCGCACCTCGGCACGCTCGGCACCGGCAATCACTTCATCGAAGTGTGCGTCGACGAAGCGGACCACGTGTGGTTCATGCTGCACAGCGGCTCGCGCGGCGTCGGCAATGCGATCGGCAGCCTGTTCATCGAACTCGCGCAGGCCGACATGCGGCAGCACATCGCGAACCTGCCGGATCGCAACCTCGCGTATTTCACCGAGGGCAGCCGGCACTTCGACGACTACGTCGAAGCAGTCGGCTGGGCGCAGGACTACGCGCGCCGCAACCGGCAGGCCATGATGGACGCGGTGATCGGTGCAGCACGCGGCGTGATCGCGAAGCCGTTCTCGGTCGACGAGCACGCGGTGAACTGCCACCACAACTACGTGCAGCGCGAACGCCACTTCGGCGAGGACGTGCTCGTGACCCGCAAGGGCGCGGTGTCCGCGCAGAAGGGGCAGCTCGGGATCATTCCGGGCTCGATGGGCGCGAAGAGCTTCATCGTGCGCGGGCTCGGCAACCCGGACAGCTTCTGCTCGTGCAGCCACGGCGCGGGCCGGACGATGAGCCGCACCGAAGCGAAGCGCCGCTTCACGGTCGACGACCAGGTGAAAGCAACCCAGGGCGTCGAATGCCGGAAGGACGCGGGCGTCGTCGACGAAATCCCGATGGCCTACAAGGACATCGATGCGGTGATGGCGGCCCAGCGCAGCCTTGTCGAAGTGGTGCATACGCTGCGCCAGGTGGTGTGCGTGAAAGGATAGCGCGGTGCGCGGTCGATGGCCGGCGGCCGCGCACAACGAAAAGGAAGCAACAACAATGAAAACGGAAAAATTGACAGCGGTGCGCAGTGCGCACCCGGTCGACCCGGCCGTGCGGGCACGCGTGATGGCGGAGCTCGCGGAAGTCGAGCGCCGCCACGGCGTGAGCGTGCTGTTCGCGTGCGAATCGGGCAGCCGCGGCTGGGGGTTCGCATCGCCGGACAGCGACTACGACGTGCGCTTCGTGTATGCGCACCGGCGCGACTGGTACCTGAGCGTCGAACCGCAACGCGACGTGATCGAGCGGCCGCTCGACGACGAGCTCGACGTCAGCGGCTGGGAACTGCGCAAGGCGCTGCAACTGCTGCGCCGCTCGAACCCGACGCTGCTCGAATGGCTCGACTCGCCCGTCGTGTATCGCGAAGACGCACGCTGGGCGCCACGGCTCAGGTCGCTGGCGTCCGCGTTCTTCTCGCCGGTGCGCGGGCGTCATCACTACCTCGCGATGGCGAAGAAGAACTTTCGCGGCTATCTGCAAGGCGACACGGTGCGTTACAAGAAGTACCTGTACGTGCTGCGGCCGCTGCTCGCGGTGCGCTGGATCGACATGGGGCTCGGGATGCCGCCGATGCGCTTCGTGGATCTCGTCGACGGCACCGTGCACGAGCCGGCGGTACGCGCGGAACTCGACGCATTGCTCGCGCTGAAGATGAGCGCGAACGAAAGCGAATACGGGCCGCGCAGGCCGGCCGTGCACACGCTCGTCGAGACGATGCTCGCCGATGCCGAACACGATCGCGAATACAAGCGGCCGTGGGGCGACGTGGCGATGCTCGACGCGTTCCTGCGCGACGTGGTCGACGGTCGATGAAAAGCGAACGGCGCGATGCCTTTGGACATCGCGCCGTTTTCGCATCCGCACTTGTCCGATCAATCCAGGCCAGCAATGGACGTGCCCGCACACTACGCGTCGCCGTCACGATCTCGGCCCATTGCGGCGGTATACTCGATGCCGTTCGGTAAAGCGCGCCGCCGCATGCGCCGCAGCCCTCGACCTGCCCCGCTTGCTGACGATGCGCTTGCAGTCCGACGCTTCCGCCCGCCCATCCACAGTCGATACGAACCGTCATGTCGCACCGCCTTTCGCTCGCCATCGCCGCCCTCCTCGCCGTTTCCCCGATCGTTGCCCAGGCTCGCCCGCTCGCGCGGCCGCCGGTCGAGCGCGATTTCAAGAACTGGTCGGTCGTCTGCGACAACGGCAACCGTTGCATTGCCGAAAGCCACGCCGACGATATCGACGACGCACGCACCAGCCTCATCCTGCGCGTGACGCGCGATGCCGGCCCCGATGCGCAAGCCTCGCTCGACATTTACGCCTCGGCGCCGCTGGACCTGCGCACCGCACGCGTGGATGGCCGCCCGTTCGATGCAATGGCGGCCCAATGGCATGCGTTCGGCGGCAAACCGGATGACGACGAAGCGCACCCGTTCAGGATCCGGACCAACGATCCGGCAACGGTTGCCGCATGGCTCACCGCATCGCGCAATGCGCAACTGCTGAGCTTCGGCGATCCGGCGTCGGCCCAAACCGCCCGCACGCCGTTGACGGGATTGAATGCCGCGCTGCTGCTGATCGACGACACGCAGGGCCGTGTCGGTACCGTCACGGCCCTGCTGCGCCCGGGCACCCGGCCCGCGTCGTCGGTGCCGGCCGCGCCGGCATTGCCGCCCGCCGTCACGCCGGCACCGGCCGTCGCGAACCTGTCAGCCGCCGAGCAGCGCCCGCTCGTCGATGCAGTGCTCGCGAAGTTCGGCGGCGACGTGAAGCAATGTGCGGCCGATGTCGAAGACGAAATGCCGGCGAGCGATCGCAGGAAGGCGTCGACTGCCGTCGCGATCTCCGCCGACGAAGCGCTGGTCGCAATACCGTGCCAGACCAGCAGCATGTATAACCACACCGACCTGTGGTATCGCGTGCGACGAACTGCGCCCTACTCGCCGACGGCGATGAATTTCGGCGAGAACGCGAACGCGGGGCTCGATTCGGCATCGTTCGCGAACGAACTGACCGAGGCCGGCTACGATTCCGCCAGCGCGACGCTGTCGAGCAAGGTCCGGCTGCGCAGTGCCGGCGATTGCGGCTCGACCGCATCGTGGATCTTCGACGGCCGGCGCTTCATGCTCGGCGATATCGCCACGCACGGCACGTGCAACGGCCTGTTCGACGATCAGTGGCCACGCCTGTATCGACGGGCCGATGCGGCAGGAAACCGCTGACGCGCGCATCGCACCGAAACACGCCGGCATGGATAACCCATAACAAACCGAGGGGCCGAACCATGCATCACCCGTTCATCGCCGCGTCGCGCCACGCGAGCGCGACGCGGCGCACGCGCGGCTGGCGCAGCGCGCTTGCGTTCGCGCTGATTGCCGTCACCGCACTCACCACGTTCGCCTTCTCGCCGGCACACGCGGCAAGCACCGACGATACGGTCGAAATCCCGTTCTGGTCGCGTAACTGGACCGGCACGATCGGCAACCGGCATGTCGAAGTCTCGCTGTCGCGCGTCGCCGACGCGGTTTCGGGCTGGTACTGCTACGCGCCCTGCACGTCCGACAAACGCTATCGGCTCGCATTGAAGGGAACGCTCGACGCGCACGGTGCGACGCTGTCGGAACGCGACAGCGGAGCGAAAGCCGACGCGGATCGCGTAACGGGCACGTGGCGCGTCCCGTCCCTCGACAACGCCGTGACCGGCACGTGGGCATCGCCGGACGGCAAGCGCACACTGCCCGTCTCGCTCGCACTGAAACCAGACGGCAGGCCGTTCCCTTACGAAATCCGCCTCGTCGCGGACAAGCTGCCGGACGACGGCGGTTCGTGCAACGACCCGCCACACGTCTCCGCGATCCGCCTGTACGATCGCGGCCGCCTGGTGCAGACCCTGCAGACCGATTCGCAAGGCACCTGCGGCCTGTCCACGCCCGAATTCGCCGACGTGAACTTCGACGGCTGGCCCGACCTGATGCTTGCCCAAGGAATGGGGGCGAGCCCGAATATTCCCTACCAAACGTGGATCTTCGCCCCGAAGACGCGGCGCTTCGTCGATGCGCCCCAGGGGCTGCAGGGCATCACGTCGCCGGATTTCGATCCTGTGCACCGGATCATCTGGACGAGCTGGCGCGCAAGCTGCTGCGAGCACGGCGTGACGACCTACCGCTGGCAAGGCAACGACGTGAAGGAGGTCGACACGGCCAGCAGCTACATGCTGCCCGTGCTCGACGGGAACACGCGTCGTTATTGCTACGTCGTACCCAGTTACGGCGACGGTTACATCGAGTTTCCGCAGCGCATCGAGCAGACCGACACCGAGTTGCGTTCGACGCTGGGCAACCCGAAAGAGTGCGAGGCGAACGATTCACCGTGGATGTCGCGCGTGTACATCGATATCTGGAAGCCGGGCGCACCCGGCCACGCGCCGACGCTTGTGCGCACCGAAAAGGTCACGTGGAAGCGCACGCAAACCCGCGCTGGCATGAAGTTCTGCCCCGATGTGCCGTTCTACGACAACGGCCGCATCCGCCGCATCGTGCTGCGCGACGATCCCGACCAGTGCGAAGAGAAGAATCCCGACAAGAACTAGCGTGCGATACGACCGCACGCGCGTACCGCCATCACGTCACGCGCCGACGATCGAGATCGAGAACCCGTCCCAGCCCTTCTGCCCGACCGTCTGCACGGCCGTGGTCGTGAGGTTCGGGGCGGCGACGAGCCGCGCGAACCCGTCGCGCACCCCGACCACGTCGGGCTCGCGATTGTCCGGATCGGCCACGCGCCCGCCGCGCACGACGTTGTCGACGACGATCACCGTGCCGGGCCGCGACAGCTTCAGCGCCGCATCGAGATAGACCGGGTTGTTGTCCTTGTCGGCATCGATGAAGATGAAATCGAACGGCGCTTCACCTGTGTCGATGAGCCGCGCGAGGCTGTCCTTCGCGCTGCCGACCACCACCGTCACGACTTCCGCGAACCCGGCACGCGCGATGTTCTGCGTCGCAACCTTCGCATGCGCGGGGTTCAGTTCGAGCGTCACGAGCGTGCCGCCCGGCGGCAACGCGCGCGCAAGCCAGATCGTGCTGTAGCCGCCGAGCGTGCCGACCTCGAGGATCCGGCGTGCGCCGCGGATCGTCGCGAGCAGTTGCAGCAGCTTGCCCTGGTTCGGCGCGACGTTGATCGCGGGCAGCCCTGCTGCGTCGCTGGCCGCCAGCGCGGCGTCGAGCACGTCGTCGGACGGCACGAGCGTCGCGGAGAAATACGCATCCACCTGGTTCCAATGATCCTGATTCATCGAGCACCCCTTGTTTGCGGAACAGGCATTTTATGCGTCGCACCGCCATAAGCAACAAACCATTCGTTCTAAGGGCAGTTGTGCGCGTGCTCCTATAATCGCTCGACCACCACAACAATAGACGGAGCACCCATGACCGATCAGGCCGCATCGAACTGGCGCCTCGAAACCATCGCCGTGCACGGCGGTTATCGTCCCGACCCGACCACGCGCGCGGTTGCCGTACCGATCTACCAGACCGTTGCGTACGCATTCGACGACACGCAGCACGGCGCCGACTTGTTCGACCTGAAGGTGCAGGGCAACATCTACACGCGGATCATGAACCCGACGACGGACGTGCTCGAGCAGCGGATCGCCGCGCTCGAGGGCGGCATCGGCGCGCTGGCGCTTGCATCGGGGCAATCGGCCGTCACGTACGCGATCCAGACGATCGCCGAAGCCGGCGACAACATCGTGTCCGCGAGTTCGCTGTACGGCGGCACCTACAACCTGTTCGCGCATACGCTGCCGCAATACGGGATCACGACGCGCTTCGCCGATCCGCGCGACCCCGCATCGTTTGAGCCGCTGATCGACGCGCGCACGAAGGCGATCTTCGCGGAATCGGTCGGCAACCCGCTCGGCAACGTCACCGACATCGCCGCGCTCGCGGAAGTCGCGCATCGCCACGGCATCCCGCTGATCGTCGACAACACGGTGCCGTCGCCGTACCTGCTGCGCCCGTTCGAGCACGGCGCGGATATCGTCGTGCATTCGCTGACGAAGTATCTCGGCGGGCACGGCACGAGCCTCGGCGGTGCGATCGTCGATTCGGGCAAGTTCCCGTGGGCCGAGCATGCGGACCGCTTCAAGCGGCTGAACGAGCCCGACGTCAGCTATCACGGCGTCGTCTACACGGAAGCGTTCGGGCCGGCCGCCTATATCGGTCGCGCACGCGTGGTGCCGCTGCGCAACATGGGTGCGGCCATCTCGCCGTTCAATGCCTTCCAGATCCTGCAGGGGATCGAAACGCTGGCGCTGCGCGTCGAGCGGATCAGCGACAACGCGCTGAAGATCGCGCAGCATCTCGCGCGTCACGAAAACGTCGAATGGGTGAACTACGCGGGCCTGCCCGACCACCCCGACCATCCGCTCGTCGCGCGCTACCTGTCGGGCCGCGCGCCGGGCATCCTGACGTTCGGCGTGAAGGGCGGACGTGACGGCGGTGCGAAGTTCCAGGACGCGCTGAAGCTGTTCACGCGGCTCGTCAACATCGGCGACACGAAATCGCTCGCGACGCACCCGGCATCGACGACGCACCGTCAACTGTCGCCGGCCGAACTCGCGAAAGCCGGCGTGAAGGAAGAAACGGTGCGGCTGTCGATCGGCATCGAGCATATCGACGACCTCCTCGCCGATCTCGACCAGGCGCTCGCGCAGCTGTAACAGAAACGGGCGTGCCGGCTTGCCGGTGCGCCCCGTATCGAATGTGTTGACCTTGAAGCGGCTTCAAGGTGTTCAATCCCCGGTTGAAGCCGGGGCAACGCCCGGCGTGTACGAACCAACCGTACCCTGCAGCCGGGCAGCCAGACGCCGAGCCCGCTGCGGTACGCCAACCGTCCGAGAGGCCTCATGACACCGACCGCGAAGCTTGCGCTGCTCACGTTACCGCCGTTGCTGGCGGCCTGTTTCGGCGCCGTCGCGGCCGCCTGGCGCGCGCCCGGCCCAAAAACTTCCAGCGTCATCCAGCATTTCACCGGCGGCATCGTGTTCGCGGCCGCCGCGCTCGAACTGCTGCCGCAGGACCGTGCACATGCGCTGTTTCCGGTCGTCGTCGGCTTCGTGCTCGGTATCGCGCTGATGCTTGCGATCCGTGCATTGTCGGGTGCGATCGAGACGCGCTTCGAGGAAGCGCGGCTGCCCGTGAGCCTCATCATCGTCACCGCGATCGATCTCGTCATCGACGGCCTCGTGCTCGGCATCGCGTTCTCCGCGAGCGACGAAAGCGGCATCATCCTGACCGTCGCGCTGACGCTCGAGGTGCTGTTCCTCGCGCTGTCGGTAAGCGCGGCGCTCGCGGCCGCCGGGATCGGCCGCCTGCTGTCGATCGTCGTACCGGTCGGGCTCGCGGCGCTGCTGAGCATCGCGGCCGTGGCCGGCAACGCGGCGTTCGCCGGACTTCCGTCCAATATCTACGCGGCGTTGCTCGGGCTGGGCACCGTTGCGCTGCTGTACCTCGTCACCGAAGAACTGCTGGTCGAAGCGCACGAGGTACCTGAAACGCCATACGCGACGGCCGCGTTCTTCATCGGCTTCATCGTGTTCTTCCTGATCGAAGGATCGGTGAAGGCCGGATAAGCCGGGCGCAGCGGCGCACCGGCTACCACGTCGTCGCGCCCGTCGGATACGTCTCGACGATGCGCGTGCCGTTGACGGGCGTCACGCCTTCGTTGCGCAGCGCGGCCCAGAGGTCGATCGCATGTTCGCGCGACTTGCGGCTGCCGTCATCGGCCAGCACGTTCAGCGCGATCACTTCGTCGCCTGTGGTCAGTTGCAGTTGCTCCTTCAGCTTGCGTGACTGATGCGACGCGGTGCGGACATCGCCCAGCAGGATCCGCTTCTCCGCGGCATTCGATCCGTCGCCTGCATCGGCCGGCACGAACGTCAGCCGGCCGTTGTCGACCTCGCACTGCCCGCGCGTGAACGTCGCGCTCCACGCACCGGCCGGCACGGCCGCGAACTCGCAGCGCATCCGCTCGTTCGCGCGCCGGCCGACGTCATGCGCCGACGCGTGCGACAGCGCACGCTCCGGCCAGCCAGCCGCCATCGCGGCCATCGACATCAGGCACGCCGCGAGCACGATTCCTTTCGCGAAATTGCGCATGACCCTCTCCTCTTCATGTGGGATGCGGCCGGCGGGCACCACGCCGGGCGGCCGCGAATGAACGATCAACGAACCGCAAGACGGTTGTCGTGCGCATCGACCAGCGGCGCCGTCTCGCCGCGATGCACCGTCGCGCGATGGATTTCCTGGTTGCGCGCGATGGTGGCCGGGCTCGCCGGGTAGTCGTGATTCGGGCTCGGGATCACGCCGTCGTGGCGCGCACGCACCAGTTCCTGACGGACTTCCTGCCGGGTCTTCTGCTGCGCGGCCACGGCCTGCGTAAAGGCCGCCATCGACAGTGCGGCAGCGGCGATGACGATCATCGGTCGCGGAATATTCATGTT
This window of the Burkholderia lata genome carries:
- a CDS encoding DUF4148 domain-containing protein, which encodes MNIPRPMIVIAAAALSMAAFTQAVAAQQKTRQEVRQELVRARHDGVIPSPNHDYPASPATIARNQEIHRATVHRGETAPLVDAHDNRLAVR
- a CDS encoding O-methyltransferase yields the protein MNQDHWNQVDAYFSATLVPSDDVLDAALAASDAAGLPAINVAPNQGKLLQLLATIRGARRILEVGTLGGYSTIWLARALPPGGTLVTLELNPAHAKVATQNIARAGFAEVVTVVVGSAKDSLARLIDTGEAPFDFIFIDADKDNNPVYLDAALKLSRPGTVIVVDNVVRGGRVADPDNREPDVVGVRDGFARLVAAPNLTTTAVQTVGQKGWDGFSISIVGA
- a CDS encoding nucleotidyltransferase domain-containing protein; the protein is MKTEKLTAVRSAHPVDPAVRARVMAELAEVERRHGVSVLFACESGSRGWGFASPDSDYDVRFVYAHRRDWYLSVEPQRDVIERPLDDELDVSGWELRKALQLLRRSNPTLLEWLDSPVVYREDARWAPRLRSLASAFFSPVRGRHHYLAMAKKNFRGYLQGDTVRYKKYLYVLRPLLAVRWIDMGLGMPPMRFVDLVDGTVHEPAVRAELDALLALKMSANESEYGPRRPAVHTLVETMLADAEHDREYKRPWGDVAMLDAFLRDVVDGR
- a CDS encoding RtcB family protein; translated protein: MSEMDYQVMELANGKPVKMWTQGVAVEDEARAQLRNTAQMPFIFSHVAVMPDVHLGKGSTIGSVIPTKGAIIPAAVGVDIGCGMMAARTTLTASDLPDSLAGLRSAIERAVPHGRAPGRRDPGAWGDRTPAAVTESWKSLQPGFQRIVDKYPKLEKTNHYAHLGTLGTGNHFIEVCVDEADHVWFMLHSGSRGVGNAIGSLFIELAQADMRQHIANLPDRNLAYFTEGSRHFDDYVEAVGWAQDYARRNRQAMMDAVIGAARGVIAKPFSVDEHAVNCHHNYVQRERHFGEDVLVTRKGAVSAQKGQLGIIPGSMGAKSFIVRGLGNPDSFCSCSHGAGRTMSRTEAKRRFTVDDQVKATQGVECRKDAGVVDEIPMAYKDIDAVMAAQRSLVEVVHTLRQVVCVKG
- a CDS encoding ZIP family metal transporter — its product is MTPTAKLALLTLPPLLAACFGAVAAAWRAPGPKTSSVIQHFTGGIVFAAAALELLPQDRAHALFPVVVGFVLGIALMLAIRALSGAIETRFEEARLPVSLIIVTAIDLVIDGLVLGIAFSASDESGIILTVALTLEVLFLALSVSAALAAAGIGRLLSIVVPVGLAALLSIAAVAGNAAFAGLPSNIYAALLGLGTVALLYLVTEELLVEAHEVPETPYATAAFFIGFIVFFLIEGSVKAG
- a CDS encoding slipin family protein, which gives rise to MWMRHVVKKNERALLMNEGDFVKVLEPGVFKAFDPFKRLSVQTARLDAPLADTALADYLRHDAPDVLAQHFVAMDLADDEAGLRYEDDVLVEILAPGTRRLYWRGLTAHRLERVDLAQDSMLPAALVKRIAQPALRARGVAGLTGVLLAQVPAYHVGVLKIDGKIERLLDAGVAAFWRFNRDVAVELVDLRLQAIEVGGQEILTRDKVALRLNLSATWCYADVLHAFGQLQKPVEHLYRELQFALRSAVGTRSLDELLEDKQSIDDVVITQVRARLGHSGVEVRSVGVKDIVLPGDMKTILAQVVEAEKSAQANVIRRREETAATRSLLNTAKVMEENPTALRLKELETLERVAERIDRISVFGGLDQVLNGLVSIKGAQ
- a CDS encoding XAC2610-related protein yields the protein MHHPFIAASRHASATRRTRGWRSALAFALIAVTALTTFAFSPAHAASTDDTVEIPFWSRNWTGTIGNRHVEVSLSRVADAVSGWYCYAPCTSDKRYRLALKGTLDAHGATLSERDSGAKADADRVTGTWRVPSLDNAVTGTWASPDGKRTLPVSLALKPDGRPFPYEIRLVADKLPDDGGSCNDPPHVSAIRLYDRGRLVQTLQTDSQGTCGLSTPEFADVNFDGWPDLMLAQGMGASPNIPYQTWIFAPKTRRFVDAPQGLQGITSPDFDPVHRIIWTSWRASCCEHGVTTYRWQGNDVKEVDTASSYMLPVLDGNTRRYCYVVPSYGDGYIEFPQRIEQTDTELRSTLGNPKECEANDSPWMSRVYIDIWKPGAPGHAPTLVRTEKVTWKRTQTRAGMKFCPDVPFYDNGRIRRIVLRDDPDQCEEKNPDKN
- a CDS encoding O-acetylhomoserine aminocarboxypropyltransferase/cysteine synthase family protein, with product MTDQAASNWRLETIAVHGGYRPDPTTRAVAVPIYQTVAYAFDDTQHGADLFDLKVQGNIYTRIMNPTTDVLEQRIAALEGGIGALALASGQSAVTYAIQTIAEAGDNIVSASSLYGGTYNLFAHTLPQYGITTRFADPRDPASFEPLIDARTKAIFAESVGNPLGNVTDIAALAEVAHRHGIPLIVDNTVPSPYLLRPFEHGADIVVHSLTKYLGGHGTSLGGAIVDSGKFPWAEHADRFKRLNEPDVSYHGVVYTEAFGPAAYIGRARVVPLRNMGAAISPFNAFQILQGIETLALRVERISDNALKIAQHLARHENVEWVNYAGLPDHPDHPLVARYLSGRAPGILTFGVKGGRDGGAKFQDALKLFTRLVNIGDTKSLATHPASTTHRQLSPAELAKAGVKEETVRLSIGIEHIDDLLADLDQALAQL
- a CDS encoding DUF1176 domain-containing protein, encoding MSHRLSLAIAALLAVSPIVAQARPLARPPVERDFKNWSVVCDNGNRCIAESHADDIDDARTSLILRVTRDAGPDAQASLDIYASAPLDLRTARVDGRPFDAMAAQWHAFGGKPDDDEAHPFRIRTNDPATVAAWLTASRNAQLLSFGDPASAQTARTPLTGLNAALLLIDDTQGRVGTVTALLRPGTRPASSVPAAPALPPAVTPAPAVANLSAAEQRPLVDAVLAKFGGDVKQCAADVEDEMPASDRRKASTAVAISADEALVAIPCQTSSMYNHTDLWYRVRRTAPYSPTAMNFGENANAGLDSASFANELTEAGYDSASATLSSKVRLRSAGDCGSTASWIFDGRRFMLGDIATHGTCNGLFDDQWPRLYRRADAAGNR